The window CCCTCCCAGACCGCGAACGCGGCGTTCACGTCTTGGTCCGGGTCGACGTCGGTCACGTTCGCGCGGTCGGACGAGAGCGGCCGGGTGAACACGACGGCCCACCGGTCGCCGGTGTGCGTCGCGGTCGTCTCCACCGCCGACTCCGAAATCTGCGTCGTGCTCCCGGCGCCGCCGGCGAGCAGTGACTCCGTCCCGTCGGCGGCGTTCCAGTACCAGACGTTCACCCGGTTGTCGGTCGATCCCATCGCGATCGGCGGCCGCGACTCCGAGGCGACGGGGAGCTGGACCGCGGCGGCGTCGGCGAACGCGCGGAGCGAGTCCGTCGACTCGTTCGCCGTGGGGTCGCTCCACGACAGCCGGAGGTAGAGCCGCTCGTCGGTCCGCGCGGCCTCGACGCGGACAGACTCGACGGTGGTGTCGGCGCCGCCCGGCACCGCCGCGCCGGTGCTGCTCATCGGGACGGTCACCGTCTCGACGGACTCCCACGCGTCCCCGGTCGGCTCCGCGAGGTCGCCGGCGCTCGACTGTCCCTCGACCGGGATCTCGTAGGCCGCGCGCGCGTCGACGGCCGCGGGGAAGGCGGCGGTCGCGGCCACGACGGCGAGCGCGAGCGCGGCCGCGACGACGAGCTCCCGCGAGCCGATTCCGCGGTCGTCGACCTCGTCGTCGCCGGGCCGATCGGCGTCACGCTCCATCGTCGAACACCTCCAGCCGGTACTGGTCGTCGTTGTTCACGGTCGAGAGGATCTCCATGAGCTCGCTCTCCTCGCCCTGTCTGACCCGGTCGCGCTCGCGGTTGATCGTGTTGAGCGCCTCGTTCACCTGCGGGCCGAACAGCTCCTCCAGGTAGTTGCGCGGGATGCGCTCCGCGTCCACCGTCTCGCCGCTCTCCGACGTCTGCGGCGGCGCGAACGGCGGGATGTAGTAGACGTTCGGCTCCGTGCGGTACTCGGGGTGGAGCCGCAGGGCGACCTCGTACTCGTTCACGAGCTTGTAGATCGGCCCATCCTCGTCGTCGAGGAAGCCGACGTGCCGGAGCTGCGGCGGGCAGTCCTCGGCACAGGATGGGGGCCGCACCTCGCCCTCCGGTCCCTCCCCCTCGATCCGGGGGTAA is drawn from Halorubrum sp. CBA1229 and contains these coding sequences:
- a CDS encoding ethylbenzene dehydrogenase-related protein, with amino-acid sequence MERDADRPGDDEVDDRGIGSRELVVAAALALAVVAATAAFPAAVDARAAYEIPVEGQSSAGDLAEPTGDAWESVETVTVPMSSTGAAVPGGADTTVESVRVEAARTDERLYLRLSWSDPTANESTDSLRAFADAAAVQLPVASESRPPIAMGSTDNRVNVWYWNAADGTESLLAGGAGSTTQISESAVETTATHTGDRWAVVFTRPLSSDRANVTDVDPDQDVNAAFAVWEGGNDERSGQKAASEWYYLSLGPAEGGAPYETVLWALAGVAVVFTTLVTVEGIRRTRGE